One window of Perca flavescens isolate YP-PL-M2 chromosome 6, PFLA_1.0, whole genome shotgun sequence genomic DNA carries:
- the lmtk3 gene encoding uncharacterized protein lmtk3, producing the protein MRPHCWVMVALAGIMSYFSPERALGAPQREVSQTRAASLSPPPYVVILISCSGLVSFVLLLLTCLCCKRGGVGFNEFDNADGEECSGGSSPIQEDSLSSCPSLPEVYTLPVRDRPNCPALKDGADSKSKCFKRHALNYLQEIGNGWFGKVILAEVLCDCSSSQAVIKELRVSASPLEQRKFLAESEPYRSLKHPNILQCLGQCSENIPFLLVMEFCQLGDLKRYLRAQRKSNGMTPDLPTRDLLTLQRMAFEITSGLLHLHDNNYIHSDLALRNCLLTSDLTVRIGDYGLSHNHYKEDYYLTPDKLWIPLRWIAPELLEEYRGSLIVTDQTKTSNVWSMGVVIWELFEFGSQPHRHLSDEEVLTFVIRERQITLAQPRLKLSHADYWYEIMQSCWLPPSQRPSVAEIFLLLSSLLAAERGMARGSVGEEDEEDEEYEEGRGRRGESEESFERRWDLLRPPAFQTAANERIREREYGREDNSYPLLDPVGNCITPSSSELDDILTVTETSKGLNFEYFWEKAHARRGYKPLPPPQPIPTVNNNHRQSLDTPTVVPVISARSPSLASEYYIRLEEHTPQDKSPTLKGKTQSSFRSDSICPGDMELVEIRSGMLGKDRVPYFSSDKCRKGLQTVRSSEVQLQVPNTGLAEFRDTSSRVTDFSVVDLGDDDEEEKRSSEADKKSSISSQAPVLPPKPRSMSMLSANHLHSRPLPAPPLGYIGLPHYTISGKIETDPHHMSSCPSSTFDHLGLHRSRQTLPPSPSLSPSLPPSSHPIYPQSSQMCPPPLPPHSKPQRSCPSYSTPDTYSSYSKPQMQRSKRDPLSCDLSDREGGSRHLASLHNSRETSHSRAKDFDSPIRRENPLRPIYRNLPRPQPTNPQLDRQSSSSPTYSDEDDSPFMSPERPSGGTTVPHSSLSEDADPVCAELFSRGMKRTQSRLDTILPAIWREDAELHAERVAAAKKSPMHLFLTEISSLTESSESKSEASWKGEKEEKRDGERWGNFVLPNRGMRRSQSLITELGSAGQSWGPEKRNNRTGAKDDDTVTKESFQRDLFLTEIDTGRMDTDPEGGSETDPVKYLYPSGSRLRPYVCAPGLPSYTEAEEAYSKGIRRSRSLLSEITIGKEESDLQQTEKEPRRTEMTREEFLKEIQSAETFLTEIISRQNAATNRKEADSSYSPTPLSPEYESICIDPSSAQTIRFQSENSIRASNQGKDETPTEAIYAQVTKRAKKSEIKVSMKPEIPILHIGSNKQPLKLDSEGSNADHCQSGEFVFSEIMPKNGLLHNQTLGCQKEEEESADGPALPARAEESNTVLKHENKSLITKETNTPKAAVIGNGELMKEDLQASSPERGDQTCGKTDTTSYDPDKEKYHTAKVSKVDSEHITAADMENNKNDDEMKRENLLQHNDAGQENPCHIAEEAPTPAATPTTPDWDPSSDVSLITPTDSALSPMTSNSADCLTPSDSWTSGGGGVGSGGWRALGNETPHRDSAYFSDSDWEGDGMSRRSSDGLIASRPSSGRGGDRGTLTGIEEKTEEEGEMGEKSPLRKSIQMSDIKSEIGETVEMCEEKSTLYQYAPANAISHLDDDQDILNKGLESTQKDDSGIFENKSKKLTLLCDDPQVKDCVDIIDKLFSKLDDESLKRLPHSSGYQIDNHYTDGIISQITDCKYQNSAVNDLNLHSKSLAETNILSESVSGSQSNDCVLRPSNKDYTSVTETSIDISSMNSLKCGNDTVDSVTPSQVDNRESRLSKLYCIQTSDATLSDETPSVVEPSDDGKSVYDDASGLMCPSWAEEGVEEAEGREERPGLDHNELGLRNLRCSDGNEDKKVTTETEKQLAAAELSNAMKEKSPLRGAASEIDSANSVDKDSCEGLDVKTKELWSAMEEDEERTESAVVRGEFDCHRFSQSRDLRLWPDENDQWASPERRCQDMELRSEFFSGFGNKAWEVGERLVVGQEFWETEENDELAGSELHPAILEGCEETWNDETQGLAGNIDIKARWDSADGDDQQAVHVVDIQQEENIENLGELSSFNKDLKREISDIEVENIEIPEQEQAEGLISSCTETDRDREGLLDSTETEENLNFNRWPQNHLCKIQIEGQTSAMHVDEVTASNLENCFSHTLDSSNISICITEAPHENFSDLENVESGADSEAEMRSWLARQYTEERVNIVNEEEDYRDMPLPPNPISCPSELDEQEEVDQSYPQVDNFSSVDFPSPPPSIDLDVQDDKLESLDDSFPSPPPSVIEAEEFISHINLEDFIASNETETYISPTHSANVSEPHLQESPPAPTQSKGISANLNLPSVHITLADESDLTPNVQDEHNNLFQKTSSASPSSPQVPLKNLPELLISEWKDLDEEPLEDFEKLEQLCCISGDEEDSLGNLFLGNLELLESLKKTPEQKSSSVGDSETGEEICGSSTPEGSRVDMKEDRISDNSDKLAESAPNLILDFQEEKNDWQRSPGKTSDVKDQGSLSKMTTKNGLMMQVCEERLQFSLSENVKTNVLWGSTVKDTVMLRPWGEQITENSSELVTVKEQQEDESCSEEEQESCPSIKSHTKSDETKAEPLTVIEQPEVTTPQPTANQAMKAKLARLSLALPPLALTLPLTPTGKGGFGDGAIGNRIGRRRGLSSGSDPDDEEEDEQEDESSRRVIVVTETDVDKRVGLRSLLKSPKEPMDREKDRGRNVSFFDDVTIYLFDQETPTNELSSSAPTGPAPVSVKSTKLDLRGPNIKSKESKRKEDLSIKARSPVGAKPSSRFTVSPANDPHMV; encoded by the exons ATGCGGCCACACTGCTGGGTGATGGTAGCGCTGGCGGGGATCATGTCGTACTTCAGCCCGGAGAGAGCCCTCGGAGCCCCGCAGAGGGAAG TTTCTCAGACCAGGGCTgcatccctctctcctccaccctaCGTCGTCATCCTCATCTCTTGCTCGGGGCTAGTCTCTTTTGTTCTTCTGCTCCTGACCTGCCTGTGCTGTAAGAGAGGAGGAGTGGGGTTCAAT GAGTTCGACAATGCAGATGGGGAGGAGTGCTCTGGAGGCTCCAGTCCAATCCAGGAGGACAGCCTGTCGTCatgtccctccctccctgagGTCTACACCTTGCCAGTCAGAGACCGGCCCAACTGCCCCGCCCTGAAGGATGGAGCAG actCCAAATCTAAGTGCTTTAAAAGACACGCTTTAAACTATCTTCAGGAGATAGGAAATGGCTGGTTTGGAAAG GTGATTCTGGCTGAAGTGCTGTGTGACTGCAGCTCCTCTCAGGCCGTGATAAAGGAGCTGCGTGTCAGTGCCAGCCCTCTGGAGCAGAGGAAGTTCTTGGCCGAGTCTGAGCCGTACAG GAGCCTTAAACATCCCAACATCCTTCAGTGTTTGGGGCAGTGCAGTGAGAACATCCCCTTCCTCCTAGTTATGGAGTTCTGTCAACTT GGTGACCTGAAGAGGTATCTGAGAGCCCAGCGCAAGTCAAATGGGATGACCCCTGACCTGCCGACTCGGGACCTCTTGACTCTTCAGAGAATGGCTTTTGAGATCACCTCCGGTCTGCTgcatctccatgacaacaacTACATCCACAG TGATCTGGCTTTAAGAAACTGCCTGCTGACCTCAGACCTCACTGTTAGGATAGGCGACTATGGCCTTTCACACAACCATTATAAG GAGGACTATTACCTAACTCCAGACAAGCTATGGATCCCACTACGCTGGATTGCTCCTGAGCTGCTGGAGGAGTATAGAGGATCTCTCATTGTTACTGACCAAACCAAGACCAGCAATGTGTG GTCCATGGGGGTGGTTATATGGGAGCTGTTTGAGTTTGGCTCTCAGCCCCACAGACACCTGAGTGATGAAGAGGTGCTGACCTTCGTCATTAGGGAGAGACAGATCACCCTGGCCCAGCCCAGACTCAAACTCTCCCATGCAGACTACTG GTATGAGATCATGCAGTCCTGCTGGCTACCTCCTTCTCAACGCCCTTCTGTAGCAGAGatattcctcctcctctcctccctcctggCCGCTGAGCGAGGAATGGCAAGAGGGAGTGTTGGggaagaagatgaagaggatgaGGAATATGAGGAGGGcagaggaaggagaggggagagCGAGGAGTCGTTTGAAAGACGCTGGGACTTACTCCGTCCGCCTGCTTTCCAGACCGCAGCAAATGAGCGGATAAGGGAGAGAGAGTACGGCAGGGAAGACAACTCCTACCCCCTACTGGACCCTGTGGGGAACTGTATCACTCCGTCCTCGTCTGAACTGGATGACATCCTGACAGTGACTGAAACCAGCAAAGGCTTGAACTTTGAGTATTTTTGGGAAAAAGCTCATGCCAGACGAGGCTACAAacctcttcctccccctcagCCAATCCCGACTGTGAACAATAATCACAGACAGTCTTTGGACACTCCCACTGTGGTCCCAGTGATAAGCGCCCGAAGCCCCTCCCTCGCCAGCGAGTACTACATCAGATTAGAGGAGCACACTCCCCAGGATAAGTCGCCAACTCTTAAAGGGAAGACTCAGTCCTCTTTCCGCTCTGACTCAATCTGCCCTGGAGACATGGAACTGGTGGAGATTCGCAGTGGAATGCTGGGAAAAGACAGAGTCCCTTATTTTTCTTCTGACAAGTGTAGAAAGGGCCTCCAGACTGTCAGATCAAGCGAGGTTCAACTTCAGGTCCCCAACACAGGTTTGGCTGAATTCAGAGACACTTCAAGCAGAGTGACTGACTTCTCAGTAGTTGATTTAGGGGAcgatgatgaagaggagaagaggagtaGTGAGGCTGACAAAAAATCCTCCATTAGTTCTCAAGCCCCGGTCCTTCCTCCCAAGCCTCGCTCTATGTCCATGTTGTCAGCCAACCACCTTCACTCGCGCCCCCTCCCCGCCCCTCCACTCGGTTATATAGGACTGCCTCACTACACCATCAGTGGAAAAATCGAAACAGACCCCCATCACATGAGCAGCTGTCCATCTTCTACCTTTGATCACCTGGGGCTCCATCGGTCCCGTCAGACTCTACCCCCATCCCCGTCCCTCTCCCCTTCCCTTCCCCCATCGAGCCATCCCATTTACCCCCAATCTTCTCAAATGTgtcccccacccctccctccccacTCCAAACCACAAAGAAGTTGCCCCAGCTACAGCACACCAGACACTTATTCAAGTTACAGTAAGCCACAGATGCAGAGATCCAAAAGAGACCCACTATCCTGTGACTTGTCTGACAGAGAGGGTGGTAGCAGGCACTTAGCATCATTGCACAACTCCAGGGAGACTTCTCATTCTCGTGCAAAAGACTTTGACTCTCCCATTCGTCGAGAAAACCCATTGCGCCCAATTTATCGCAATTTACCCCGCCCTCAGCCAACAAACCCCCAGCTTGACAGACAGTCTTCATCTAGTCCCACCTACTCAGATGAGGATGACTCTCCCTTCATGTCCCCTGAGAGACCCAGTGGTGGAACTACTGTCCCTCACTCCAGCCTATCTGAAGATGCAGACCCAGTCTGTGCCGAGCTCTTCTCCAGAGGAATGAAAAGGACTCAGTCACGCCTTGACACCATCCTGCCAGCCATTTGGAGGGAAGATGCTGAACTTCATGCAGAACGTGTGGCCGCTGCCAAGAAATCCCCCATGCATCTGTTTTTGACGGAGATATCTAGTCTAACGGAGTCTAGTGAGTCCAAGTCAGAGGCTTCATggaagggagagaaggaggagaaaagagatggagaaagatgGGGAAACTTTGTGCTGCCCAACAGAGGGATGCGCCGCTCCCAGTCGCTGATCACAGAGCTGGGGTCAGCAGGACAGTCATGGGGGCCAGAGAAACGCAACAACAGGACAGGAGCTAAGGATGACGATACAGTCACTAAAGAATCATTCCAGAGGGATCTTTTCCTCACAGAGATCGACACGGGAAGGATGGACACCGATCCGGAGGGAGGATCAGAAACTGATCCAGTAAAATACCTCTATCCTTCGGGATCCAGATTGCGGCCCTATGTCTGTGCTCCAGGCCTTCCCTCATACACTGAGGCTGAGGAAGCCTATTCAAAGGGTATACGGAGATCCCgctctctcctctctgagaTCACCATTGGGAAGGAGGAGTCTGACCTGCAGCAGACTGAGAAGGAGCCCCGCAGAACAGAAATGACCAGGGAGGAGTTCCTGAAGGAGATCCAATCAGCAGAGACCTTCCTGACTGAAATAATATCTAGACAAAACGCTGCCACAAACAGAAAGGAAGCAGACTCATCTTACTCTCCTACTCCACTGTCTCCTGAATACGAGTCCATATGCATTGACCCAAGCTCTGCTCAGACCATCAGATTTCAGTCCGAGAACTCCATACGAGCATCCAACCAAGGCAAAGATGAAACACCAACTGAAGCTATCTATGCCCAAGTGACCAAGCGTGCTAAAAAGAGTGAGATAAAGGTTTCTATGAAACCTGAGATCCCAATCCTGCATATAGGATCAAATAAACAACCTCTTAAACTGGACAGCGAAGGAAGCAATGCTGACCACTGCCAATCTGGTGAGTTTGTGTTTTCAGAAATCATGCCCAAAAATGGTCTCCTGCACAACCAAACACTTGGATGtcaaaaagaagaggaggagagtgcAGACGGCCCAGCCTTACCTGCAAGAGCTGAAGAATCCAACACTGTGCTAAAGCATGAGAACAAATCCCTaattacaaaagaaacaaatacaccaaaggCTGCTGTTATAGGGAATGGTGAGTTAATGAAAGAGGACCTACAGGCCAGCAGCCCTGAGAGAGGAGATCAAACATGCGGAAAGACAGATACCACATCATATGATCCTGACAAAGAAAAGTACCACACTGCAAAAGTTTCCAAAGTGGACTCTGAACACATCACAGCAGCTGATATggagaataataaaaatgatgatgagatgaaaagagaaaattTACTTCAACACAATGACGCTGGGCAAGAAAATCCCTGTCACATTGCAGAAGAGGCACCCACTCCTGCTGCAACTCCAACCACTCCAGACTGGGACCCATCCTCTGATGTCTCACTCATCACCCCCACCGACTCTGCCCTGTCACCTATGACTTCCAACTCAGCCGACTGTCTCACACCTAGTGACTCATGGACGAGCGGTGGAGGAGGAGTGGGAAGCGGTGGGTGGCGAGCTCTGGGAAATGAAACACCGCATCGAGACTCTGCGTATTTCTCAGACAGTGACTGGGAGGGGGACGGGATGAGCAGGAGAAGCAGTGATGGACTCATTGCCTCTAGGCCAAGCAGCGGTCGAGGAGGGGATCGGGGAACACTGACAGGGATAGAGGAAAAaactgaggaggagggagagatgggagaaaaaagccCCTTAAGAAAGAGTATACAGATGTCAGATATCAAAAGTGAAATTGGAGAAACTGTTGAGATGTGTGAGGAAAAGAGTACTCTATATCAATACGCTCCAGCGAATGCCATCTCTCATCTAGATGATGACCAAGATATTCTTAACAAAGGGCTGGAGTCAACACAGAAAGACGATTCTGGCATTTTCGAAAACAAGAGCAAAAAGTTGACCCTGCTGTGTGATGATCCGCAGGTCAAGGACTGTGTTGACATAATTGATAAGTTGTTCTCAAAATTAGATGATGAGTCCCTGAAAAGGCTCCCACACAGCAGTGGGTATCAGATAGACAACCACTACACAGATGGCATCATCTCCCAGATAACAGATTGCAAATACCAGAACTCTGCAGTGAACGATTTAAATCTACATTCCAAGAGCCTCGCTGAGACAAATATTTTGAGCGAGTCCGTATCTGGCAGCCAGTCAAATGATTGTGTGTTAAGGCCCAGCAACAAAGATTACACAAGTGTTACAGAGACGAGTATTGATATCTCTTCAATGAACTCCCTCAAATGTGGAAATGACACTGTGGATTCTGTAACACCATCCCAAGTTGACAACAGAGAGTCAAGATTATCTAAACTGTACTGCATTCAAACCAGTGACGCCACACTCAGCGATGAAACCCCGTCAGTAGTCGAGCCAAGCGATGATGGGAAGTCTGTCTATGATGACGCAAGTGGTCTGATGTGTCCTTCTTGGGCCGAGGAGGGTGTTGAAGAGGCTGAGGGACGTGAAGAGAGGCCTGGTCTGGACCACAATGAGCTTGGCCTGAGAAACCTGCGCTGCTCAGATGGCAACGAGGACAAGAAGGTCacgacagagacagagaaacagctgGCTGCCGCAGAGCTGAGTAACGCCATGAAGGAAAAGTCACCCCTGAGAGGGGCAGCAAGTGAGATAGACTCTGCTAACAGTGTGGATAAAGACTCCTGCGAGGGCCTGGATGTGAAGACTAAAGAGTTATGGAGCGCtatggaggaggatgaggaacgTACAGAATCTGCTGTCGTTAGGGGAGAGTTTGACTGCCACCGTTTTTCACAGTCAAGGGACTTACGCTTGTGGCCTGATGAAAATGACCAGTGGGCCTCTCCAGAGAGGAGGTGCCAAGACATGGAACTGAGATCAGAATTTTTCTCAGGGTTCGGTAATAAGGCCTGGGAGGTGGGGGAGAGGCTTGTTGTAGGTCAGGAGTTttgggagacagaagagaaCGATGAACTTGCAGGAAGTGAACTGCACCCTGCCATCTTGGAGGGCTGCGAAGAAACCTGGAATGATGAAACACAAGGACTCGCTGGTAATATTGACATTAAGGCAAGGTGGGACTCTGCAGACGGCGATGACCAACAGGCTGTCCACGTGGTAGACATACAACAGGAGGAAAATATCGAGAACCTTGGTGAACTTAGCAGTTTCAACAAAGACCTGAAAAGGGAAATCTCAGATATCGAAGTAGAGAATATAGAAATCCCAGAGCAGGAGCAAGCAGAGGGGCTGATTTCGTcatgcacagagacagacagggacaggGAAGGTCTGCTAGActccacagagacagaggaaaatcTAAATTTTAACAGATGGCCTCAGAATCACCTCTGCAAGATCCAAATAGAGGGACAGACATCAGCCATGCATGTTGATGAAGTAACAGCCTCTAATTTAGAGAACTGTTTCAGTCACACTTTAGATAGCTCAAATATATCTATTTGCATCACCGAAGCTCCTCATGAGAACTTTTCAGACCTGGAAAATGTTGAATCAGGCGCAGATTCAGAGGCTGAAATGAGATCATGGCTTGCTAGGCAATATACAGAAGAGAGAGTAAACATTGTGAACGAAGAAGAGGATTACAGAGACATGCCCCTTCCCCCCAATCCCATCTCTTGTCCCAGTGAACTTGATGAGCAGGAGGAGGTAGATCAGTCATATCCACAAGTAGACAATTTCAGCTCAGTAGATTTTCCTAGTCCTCCACCAAGCATAGACCTTGATGTGCAAGATGATAAATTGGAGAGTTTAGACGACTCTTTTCCTAGTCCACCACCATCTGTTATAGAGGCAGAGGAGTTTATTAGTCACATTAATCTAGAAGACTTTATTGCCAGCAATGAGACAGAGACGTATATTTCCCCAACTCACAGCGCAAATGTCTCAGAGCCACATCTGCAAGAATCACCACCTGCTCCAACTCAAAGTAAAGGGATCTCAGCCAATCTGAACCTTCCCTCTGTGCATATAACACTGGCCGATGAGAGCGATCTTACACCCAACGTACAGGATGAACATAATAATCTGTTTCAGAAAACATCATCTGCCAGTCCATCTTCACCCCAAGTTCCCCTCAAAAATCTTCCAGAATTACTGATTTCTGAGTGGAAAGATTTGGATGAGGAGCCCCTGGAGGATTTTGAAAAACTGGAACAACTGTGCTGCATATCTGGGGACGAGGAGGACTCTCTGGGCAACCTTTTTCTGGGGAACCTGGAGCTCCTAGAGTCTTTGAAGAAAACACCTGAGCAGAAGAGCAGCAGTGTTGGTGATAGTGAAACAGGTGAGGAGATATGTGGCTCTTCTACTCCTGAGGGGAGTAGGGTAGATATGAAGGAGGACAGGATCTCTGATAACTCTGATAAACTGGCAGAGTCTGCACCAAATCTGATCCTGGATTTTCAAGAGGAGAAGAATGACTGGCAGAGATCACCAGGCAAAACATCTGATGTCAAAGACCAGGGATCTCTCTCTAAGATGACAACAAAGAATGGCCTCATGATGCAG GTGTGTGAGGAGAGGCTACAGTTCTCCCtcagtgaaaatgtgaaaacaaaTGTGCTCTGGGGGTCTACTGTTAAAGACACAGTGATGCTCCGGCCCTGGGGGgaacaaatcacagagaacagcAGCGAGCTGGTCACTGTGAAAGAACAACAAGAGGATGAAAG ctgTAGCGAAGAGGAGCAAGAAAGTTGCCCCAGCATTAAGTCCCACACCAAGTCTGATGAAACTAAAGCTGAGCCGCTCACTGTGATTGAACAACCTGAGGTCACAACCCCTCAACCTACTGCAAACCAGGCCATGAAAG CAAAACTAGCTCGTCTGTCTCTCGCCCTCCCTCCTCTTGCTCTGACTCTTCCCCTCACCCCCACTGGTAAAGGAGGATTTGGGGATGGTGCGATTGGAAATCGGATTGGAAGACGGAGAGGTCTGTCCTCCGGAAGCGACCCTGAcgatgaggaggaggatgagcaGGAGGACGAAAGCTCCCGGAG